Genomic window (Salvelinus alpinus chromosome 13, SLU_Salpinus.1, whole genome shotgun sequence):
GTAGCAGCCACTCTTCCTCAGAGCTGGGTGACTTGCCCTCCTGGGCCTTCTACCCAACACTGCCCACCATCCAGGAAGAGACATCCAGCGACCAGCGCATCGTTGGGGGAAATACAGTGAAACCTGGGGAGATCCCCTGGCAGGTAGGACCGTCGAGTGTGTGAGTGTAACTATGCCCCTCCAGTCAATGTGTTTAGACTGTGGTTGTCTGTGCTAACCTCTGGGACACTGCCAGGTGTCCCTGATGAGCAAGCTGACCGGGCAGAGCTTCTGTGGTGGCACCCTCCTCAGTGAGATGTGGGTCATCACCGCTGCCCACTGCCTGAACGAGGGCAAGATTGGATCCTTCTTCGTCAGAGTGGGTGAGTCAAACCAAGTAGGAGTGATTGCCTATTTCGTATGTGTGCTTCACTCGTTCAAAATAATGTTCATCTGATCACAATGTCTCTCTCCAGGGGAGCACAACATGCAGGTCAAAGAGGGGACGGAGCATGACCACGCTGTGGGTGAGCATCACATGCACCCGAGATACGACGCCAAGATAAGTCAGTACAACCATGACATAGCCCTGCTCAAGCTCCGCACGCCCGCACTCCTCTCTGACTACAGCCTCCCCATCTGCCTGGGGCCCAAGGACTTCACTGAGACGCTGCTGAGGGAGGCCTCTAACTCGGTGGTCAGCGGCTGGGGCAGGATGCGCTTCCAGGGCCCCGAGTCCTCCATACTGCAGAAGGTGGAGGTGCCCTACGTGGACCGGACCGAGTGCAAGGGCAGCAGCGCAGAACGGGTGTCCCGCTTCATGTTTTGTGCCGGTTACCGCAACGAGCAGAAGGATTCATGCCAGGGGGACAGTGGCGGTCCCCATGCCACCCAGTACCGGGACACTTGGTTTCTGACAGGCATCGTGAGCTGGGGGGAGGAGTGCGCGAAGGAAGGGAAGTATGGCATCTACACACGTGTGTCACGCTACTTTTCATGGATCTCCAATGTCACTGGGCTTAGAAGCATTGGTTCCAATTCTGAGCCTGATGTCTGAGAGGTCCAAAACCCCCATGCCCTTATGTTACTTAACGTTTTGGATGATTACCATTGTGTAATGTTTAACTGAGCTGATTTACTCTTTGTTGATTTATTAAAAGGGATCCGGGAAatgatgtctctgaatgtcttctGTAAGTTATTCAAAATAGTCAGGCAGTTTCAGAAACATTAGGGACTGACCCAGAGGCCTACGCCTTGTACAGTAGTGTCAGTCAACATTTACAAAATGCACATCCACACccataaaggtaaaaaaataaaaataaattaagacATAGTAAAGAAACATTTACGAaaatggataagagtgtctgctaaatgacctagAACGTAAAGAAAGACTCTCCCATCAGATTATCTTGTGCTTGTATTTGGTAAAATAATTTCCATCCATGTCATATATGAAATTCTCTGTACATTCACATGAATCCCCAACGTCCGTCTATGTGGAGAATTGACATATAAGCTGCAACATCCAATCATCACACTCACTCAGCAGCAGAAATAGCAGCAGCGGCAGAAGCACTGCAGGACCCTCCTCTCACGTCAAATGGTCAGATGACTGACACACCACCCCCTACTGGCACAAAACTGCAGTGCACATAAAAAGAAGCATTAGGCAATGTTCAACAGGGAACTGACCACTTGCAACGCCCTGTTGACATTCATGCAGAATAGTGAGCATAGAAATACAACGCTTGGCACTGTTTGCTTGCTGTTAGTTTTCACACTGAAATGTAAGCTATTTACCATAGTAATTGGGGGTAATGAGAGTGGTACAAAATGAGGCTGTTCTAACAAATAAAGCAGACAGGGCAACTGTACAATAGCATGTTTTGGCACATAACCTGGCATTGATGATATGTTGAAATCTATCATGGTCTATCGTGAACCATGATAgttacacacaaatgtaaaaaaatagaGATTGATTCACTTTCACTGTAACAGAAGTAAAACAGTCCTTTTTCTAagtaaatatatttataaagtgGACTAGAAACAGTTCATGCATCTCATCCACAGGAAAATGAAGACATGGAGATCCTATCTCCCCGGGGTGACAGTTCTTTAAGGGGATGTTGTGATGCTGCCTGGGGTCGGAAAGTAGACTCAGTCCACTGCCTTGTGCTTGAGGTTGTTTGCTTGACGTGGGTAGGGATGTTACCCACGGCAACACATGCACCCTCTGGAGGAAATGTAAAAAGACGTCCTTGTGGTTTATCGTCATGGTATTAATATGGTGGTGATTATTATACATTTCCGGAGATGGACGGTAAAAGAAGGCAAAGTTGACCCTTCAGATCCTCTGGTTTGATTGATGACTGGTCGGTCTCTCTGGCAGCATGTTCAAGGCCCCTGGAGATTCCAGGAAAGATGACCTTGGATAGGGAATGATGTCGGGACGACAGTTATGGTGACAGAGGTTGTGTCCGGACGGAGAGTGGATGGCACGTGCTTCATTCAGAGAGAGCTGAGCTTTCGGGTTTTCTGATTCCCTGAAAGAGTAAGAGAAACACACAGGTAGTAAGGTCGTAATGAGCAGGTATGTAGAGAAACACACAGGTAGTAAGGTCGTAATGAGCAGGTATGTAGAGAAACACACAGGTAGTAAGGTCGTAATGAGCAGGTATGTAGAGAAACACACAGGTAGTAAGGTCGTAATGAGCAGGTATGTAGAGAAACACACAGGTAGTAAGGTAGTAATGTGCAGGAATGTAGAGAAACACACAGGTAGTAAGGTAGTAATGTGCAGGTATGTAGAGAAACACACAGGTAGTAAGGTAGTAATGTGCAGGTATGTAGAGAAACACACAGGTAGTAAGGTAGTAATGTGCAGGTATGTAGAGAAACACACAGGTAGTAAGGTAGTAATATGCAGGTATGTAGAGAAACACACAGGTAGTAAGGTAGTAATGAGCAGGTATGTAGAGAAACACACAGGTAGTAAGGTAGTAATGTGCAGGTATGTAGAGAAACACACAGGTAGTAAGGTAGTAATGTGCAGGTATGTAGAGAAACACACAGGTAGTAAGGTCGTAATGAGCAGGTATGTAGAGAAACACACAGGTAGTAAGGTAGTAATGTGCAGGTATGTAGAGAAACACACAGGTAGTAAGGTAGTAATGTGCAGGTATGTAGAGAAACACACAGGTACTAAGGTAGTAATGAGCAGGTATGTAGAGAAACACACAGGTAGTAAGGTAGTAATGAGCAGGTATGTAGAGAAACACACAGGTAGTAAGGTAGTAATGTGCAGGTATGTAGAGAAACACACAGGCAGTAAGGTAGTAATGTGCAGGTATGTAGAGAAACACACAGGTAGTAAGGTAGTAATGAGCAGGTATGTAGAGAAAAACACAGGTAGTAAGGTAGTAATGTGCAGGTATGTAGAGAAACACACAGGTAGTAAGGTAGTAATGTGCAGGTATGTAGAGAAACACACAGGTAGTAAGGTAGTAATGTGCAGGTATGTAGAGAAACACACAGGTAGTAAGGTAGTAATGTGCAGGTATGTAGAGAAACACACAGGTAGTAAGGTAGTAATGTGCAGGTATGTAGAGAAACACACAGGTAGTAAGGTAGTAATGTGCAGGTATGTAGAGAAACACACAGGTAGTAAGGTAGTAATGTGCAGGTATGTAGAGAAACACACAGGTAGTAAGGTAGTAATGTGCAGGTATGTAGAGAAACACACAGGTAGTAAGGTAGTAATGTGCAGGTATGTAGAGAAACACACAGGTAGTAAGGTAGTAATGTGCAGGTATGTAGAGAAACACACAGGTAGTAAGGTCGTAATGAGCAGGTATGTAGAGAAACACACAGGTAGTAAGGTAGTAATGTGCAGGTATGTAGAGAAACACACAGGTAGTAAGGTCGTAATGTGCAGGTATGTAGAGAAACACACAGGTAGTAAGGTCGTAATGTGCAGGTATGTAGAGAAACACACAGGTAGTAAGGTCGTAATGTGCAGGTATGTAGAGAAACACACAGGTAGTAAGGTAGTAATGTGCAGGTATGTAGAGAAACACACAGGTAGTAAGGTCGTAATGTGCAGGTATGTAGAGAAACACACAGGTAGTAAGGTAGTAATGTGCAGGTATGTAGAGAAACACACAGGTAGTAAGGTCGTAATGTGCAGGTATGTAGAGAAACACACAGGTAGTAAGGTCGTAATGTGCAGGTATGTAGAGAAACACACAGGTAGTAAGGTAGTAATGTGCAGGTCTGTTTGTGGATATGAGGACATCTTATTCATCCTTGCTAATAGCTACAAACACAAGAACAGTGATCTCTACTATTGCTCCACGGGGAGCCCCTCACCTTCCATCCTGCCTGAGTGGGCACGGCCACTCTCTCCCAGAATCCTGTGCAGGTTATCAGCTGAGACCCGACCCTCATCACAACGACTGACATTCCTCACgagcctgacagagagagaatcaGGAGTGCTGCTGTAGTAACGACAGCAAGCAACAGTAACAGCGGTAGTGATATTAGTAACGGGGCTTCTCACCACTTCCCTACAGTGTCCTGATCCAGCAGCTGGATGACATCGCCGCACTTAATGATGAGGTCAtctgtactgcacacactacttTCCACCAGGGCCCTGTACCTCCCAGGAACCTGTGAGAGGAAAGCATGTCCCATTAAGACCAGATAAACAAAAAACAGACTGACAATAGCCTCGTATTTTACATCGTGCTCTAACTACAATGTCCAATTACGTCCACAAACTGTTTTGCAGGAACACTTGACACTACAACGCCGGGTGACGTTTAGACTGGCTCACCAGTGGAGTAGGGTCGTCCTCCTCGTCAGAGTCTGACAGGTTGGACAAGTCAGTGGTGCTCCAGTCCTCCGGACCCTCACAGATGTCCACTGAGTGGGAGGTGCCAGGCCAACCTACGTTTGACAGACAGAAGCTCTCGATTACAACCCTCCCCACAAGTCAAAGGCGTCTCTTTGCGTGCCAAACATATTCACCTAAATGTCACTTACGTTAGACACTTTCAAAACTTTCCCACTGACGACAAAAACACAATTCCACCACGACATGCTGGACTTTTCAGTGTCAAAACCTCACCGACCGGCCCCAATTGGCCAGTAGACTTGGAGTCTGCTTTGCTACTAAAGTGAGTTGGTGAGACAAAATGGCTGCTGTTTTCCACGCTTACTCACTGCGTCGATTGTTGTGCTGGGGCTGGGGGGAGAAGACCACGGGGTCTGTGAGGACGGGGCTGGTGCGGCCCGACGACTCGGCCTCCTCCGTGCTGAGGGACTGGTCTAGAGGCTTACTGTGAGGAAGGACATCAAAACAACCTGAGCAGCCAGTGGTCTGCCCGGTACTCCACGGCATGCACACCGACATATGAGCCAGACTGTCCCGCGTCGCAAAGGAACGGGGCAGAAACACAACATCCACATGGTCACAAGCTTGGCCTCAGGCACTGGCTAAGTCACATCATTCTCCAGACCAACGCCAGAGAAACAAGCTTGACATTTCGACCACAAACGAATCACACGCTACGAGCGCCGTTTTCAAACATTTCCAGGAAATCCCAATGTTCTCTTTGTTCATCATGCAAATTGTAAGACATGGGGACATGAGAGAACATGAGAGGACGTGAGAGGACATGCAAAGAGCATCACCTGTCAgtagagggaggagacagaggagtcTGCTCTGAGAGTTGAATAGGGGGAATGTcttctgagagagggagaggggggcagagggcAGATAAAAAGGGACTTTAGACCTCCAGGTAGTTTAACCCAACTACtggcatgcagacagacaagTCACATCACACCACAATAGAGGACAAGGGGAATGAACAACACACCCAACATGGAAGCTGACAGACAAGTAGACGCAAAGTAGAAACCTTGGAGGAGCCTCTGTTGGTTGGTGAGAATTTTCCTGATCTCGGTGAGCCAGGCGATCTTGATCTGGAACGTAGGGGCCTGGGGAACAACCACGGGCATCAGTACCGTGTGTGTGTCAGCGAGTCAAATCAAACCAAACTGTATTGGCCGCGTAcacattttgcagatgttatcgcaggtgcctcgaaatgcttgtgtttctagctccaacagtgcagtaatacctaacaatacaaaacaatacacgcaaatccccaaacataaaataaaataattgaggAATatcaggacgagcaatgtcagagtccggaatatcaatacacaggatggtgtgtatatacaTCATGGACAgtgtatgaatagaaaaggtgggtacggcagtagttatataggatgagccttcactagaatacagtgagTACATATGAAGTGAGTAAGAAGACCAGACCAAGCCCACTCCATCACTTGCCAAGGCACAGACTAAACCGAGAGCACAAGATAATCAAAATCAAATGATACATAATGTGGCCCTCACCTGAACAACATACACCTCCTCTCTGCCACTGTACCAGAGCTCAAACTTCTTCACGTCGCCTTTGACATTCTCAGTGATGCCAACAGCACTCATCTGCAGACAAAACACAATTCACCACCGCAAGTGTATTGACTGTCCCTTTAATCAAAGCGACCGTGTGTCCATATGATAAGAACAGAAGTGCCGGCCGTGCCCTGCCCCCCGGCCTTACCCTCAGGCAGTGCTTGAAGCTATAGAAGGGGGTGCGGTCGTGGCCCTCCCCATGCTCCTCGCGGCGCTTGCAGAAGAGCAGAGCGTGCTCATGCAGGAAGAGATGCCTCTGCATGGGTTTGAAACGGGCCTTCATCCTCGTCGGGCCCCTCTTATGGCTGATCCACACACTGAAGGAGCCCTGCATCAGCACCCGACCCAGGTCACTCAGCTCCCCCTGGTGACACAGCCAGACACAACACAACCCAGCATGTTGGGATATGGTAAGACATAATTACTACAAAATTCACTTTTGTAAAATATGCACATCTGTCCCTTTCTCGTGCATTCTCACTTAGTCACTCATACATTCTCTCACTCACATGCTTTACCTCATAACCTGTGATGGCGATCTGGTGCATGGAGTCGTTGACAGACTTGAGGAGATTCAGCATAGACTCTAGTGCCCCCTGCAGCTCAGAGATATAATCACTGTCTGCACTGTGCTTCAACAGTTCCTGTCGGGAAAGACAGAAGCCCGGAGGGCCCCAATGTGTTCAAATGGAATGTTAAAGCACACACGCGAACCATGTAAGTCAAGATGTCGGCTGAGCCCAAGCCCTACCTTGAGCAGCAGCTGGTACTTGGTCAGTCTCTGGACGGGCTTTAGGAGGTACGAGTCCAACCCCAGTTTGTGCTCCAGCTTCTTCTGACACGCCTACACAGGATAGAGACGGAAAGACTGAAGAAATCCTTCAAATGTATCCAGAAGACGCAACGTTCGTCAAAACTATATAACTTTTATCAATACATGAAAGGGGATTCAAAAGTGGGAGGTAAGGGGAAGTGCATCTCTCTTCAATGAAAAAAACAGTTTGGCAGTCCACTTAGCCAGAGTACCTGGAAGAAGAGGGAAGCAGAGCACTGTCTCCATAGCAACTCGGAGTGCGGTTTGTTCTGACAGTAACGCTCGTACACCTGGAACTTTTCTTTCTGAAACGACAGAGAAAATGTCAAAACCAAGCCAACTGACTGTAGAGGGTTACAGGGGGCTCTGCCTGATGACCCCATAACACATGAAGTCAGAGAGGTGTGATCAGAAGCTTGCTCACCCGTCGTAGAAAGCAGGCTCCAACCCTCTCGGGAGTCTCCAGGCACCCCTCCAAGTCCTGGAGGAAGGTCCTGTAGAGAGGAGGGGCGGATGAGGCATGACTTCAATCAATACTCTCCTCACTGTAAAAACAGAGCTTTTGCTTATCAGTGCGTGTGAAAGAGCGAGTGTTTGTGTACATCCTTGCCTGCTATGGAATTTGTAGATCTCTGGCATATTCCCAAACAGGACCTCCTTCTTGCTGCGCAGGACAGAGGGCAGTAGGTGGGAGAGGGCGGGGTTATCCATCTCTGCCCTGTAACCCTACAGAAATGAAGACTTGGTTTTTTATATATTGTACCCTTTGGgatgttttgtgtgtctgtgcaaCTGTTAAATGAAACACCTTACCAGCAAGACAGAGAGCAGCTCCTCTACATAGATCCTCTCTGTCTCAATAAGCTCTTTGATTATGTGTCTGAAGACACAAAGCACAGTCAGCAagatgcacagagagagagagagagacagagaggcaccAGTAAGGGAAATTCCTTTATTAAATTAAACGTAATTACATTTTCTAGGCAGATAACAGACAAAACCAGATAAATAGTTGATGGAACCAAGCTGGAATCAGACAGTACATGCAGACTGATGATGAGTGGGGTGCTGTTTCACCGTTTCAGCTGGTCtgggctctcctctccctcctggcCGTAGGAGAGAGAGTTGCGATTCTCCTCATAGTCATGCATCACCTCTatctggaggggagagagagagggcagggatgAATTTAGTCAACAGGACAAGCTGAAACAATGATAAGCCACTCTGTAGGACAAAGATGATGTGGAGGCCAGATAAAAGAATATGCTATCCCACACTGGAGAAAATGCAAATCGTATTTACATGAAATGTAAAGTAGGGACATTCTATAGCCCTATTGGGACGGGGGAGGTTGGGATGGTCGGGTGATGTAATTATCCGCACGAGCACAAAACACCACATCCGTCATTTTAGTCTTGTCCGTATCGGACATGTCAGTCATTTTTATTTGGCGGGAAGGTTATTattccagcccccccccccccaaaaacgacCGTTTTTTGGCAAACTCCCCAGGTCCTCTGCTAATACTTATCCCGTGTGAATCGTCATCCCTGTTTTTTTGAGGGATAATACAGAGTTGAACAGGTGCGGCACGCAGTCTTAAAAACAAAGTGCTACGCCCGTAGCGTACAGATGAATGATCTGTTTTGTCATATACCAACTTTCCCGCCTACTGGGCACAGACGTTAACTCAACGTCTCTTCCACTTCGGTTCAACGTACTTTCATGACAATGACGTGgatacaacgttgattcaaccagcagCCCGCTGCCTATTTCTCTTTTAAAAGATTAAGCGGATGATATTGTGCCAATGAATTGATAAATTGGCAATTGCGTCAGTTAATTGAATGTCTGCGTACAGTTCACAGTTCTTATTGAAACCATTTACCTTCTCCAAACTGAAAGCCAATGTAAGGCTATCCCTAGATAAGTTGAAATATATTCACGCCTGGAACAGCCTCCTGGCTCCCGACACGATGGTCCATTTTGAATGAGAAAAATGATATATTTCCCGGGGCAGTTTGGTAAAACAAATCCCATCCGAATCGTcgaatggagagaaaaaaacggGCATGCTGGTCGAAATAACCACGTAACCAAAGTCCTATATTAATACAGGTCCCGTACGTGTCATACACTTAATGAACCCTTCTGATCTTTCAGGTGTCACAACCCAACTCTCACCTTTCTAGGGCTTTTCCGAGCTGCCCTCTTGCCAGGTAAGAGGTCAAAAGAGAACCTTGAGTTGAGAACCGAGTTGAAATCTACACCTGCAGGCATGAAAATGCACAGaatgattatttaaaaaaaaagactATTACTTCAAGTATGAACACTTGATCTGAGGAAGACAGGCTGCTGAATGTCCACTATCATTCTTGAAAAATCGTTTCTCACACACCTAATAATCAGAGTACGAGAACGAATTCACATTCAGCGTCCGTTAGGCCTCGGTAAGAGTTTTGTGGTTGTGTATTTATGGAAACGTACTGTGtttgggggagaagagaggggatttGCACCGGGGAGAGTGTTCAGGCCGAGGGGCCACCAGCTGGATGGGCCGCACCTGAATGTCAGCCAGCTTCCTCAGACATGCCTGTCTGTTGTGGATCATTCTCTGCATGGCAGACAGCTTCTCAGTGGCCACCCCAATCTGAGactgagatagaaagagagagagagagagagagagagagagagagagagagagagagagagagagagagagagagagagagagattaccgaTAGAGATCGACAGGCCTATTGGATCTGCATGAGGGTGGAAAGTGCTGGCAACAGTAGGTTGTTGATAATAATACTCTACGCTTGTGGCAGAAGTAGTATCAGAGTATTTGTCATGTTTGCTGTGTTGACAGGATGTTGTCGTCGTACCAAAGAGCTTTGGGATGAAATGATACAGTGATAACGGGAGGAAATGGCACGGTATGACTTGGAGCCAGGCTGGGTGAAAAAGTGACTGATACCAAAGAACACACTATGGAACAGGGACACATACCTCTAGCTGTGGGGTCAGGATGGCCTCGAACTCCAGACTGAGGACATCAGGGCTTTGGCTCAGACACAACGGTGTCTCCTCCTGGAGTCTCTCTATATCCTGCAGCGCTCCCTGAGCTCCCTCCTTGGACTGGAACTTATCCACCAGCTGATTGGCTAAGAGGTAAGCCCCCTCGTCACACCAGCGCCGGGCCTGAGGGCGGAcgtagacacacaaacacagacacacacacacacagagacgcatggaAGCATGACACACTGACCATCACAGACATCACAGACTCTACAAGCTTTATGAGTGGATATGGGAGGATGGGGgttacaattgtgtgtgtgtgtgtgtgtgtgcgctcgcaTGCCTCTTCCAGACGCAGCAGCAGGTCACGTATGCGGGTGAGGGCAGCCCGTTTGGCTCGGATAGCGGTGGTCAGCACGTCACAGTGGTGCCGCAGCTCGTTGCACCGCTGGACGATCAGGGCCAGAGCGTAGTGGTGACCGGTGGCCAGCTGGTGGCCGCGCAGGATGATTATCTGGGCACGGCCCATCTCTTCCTGACAACCACCACAATCACAAAAACCCCCCAGTCAAGGATCCCCATCATAGGTGCATCTATCTGGAGCAGTTTACGTTTCTCTGTCAGAAATCTCAAGATGTACTCGATAAGGGTCAAGCGAGAGGTTCTTTTGTGTCGTGGGACCCTGACCTGTGCGCGGGTGTCCAGTGACTCCAGATCTTTTAATAGCTGTTCTGTCTGGACCACAGTCCCGCCCACTGCAGCGACCTCCTTCTCCTGACCAGACAGCCGGTCCAGGATCTCCTCCATCTGAGCAACAGCGAAAAGGAAGTTTGACCTTTGGCACtaaatgtaggaaatagtacagATTGACACGTTTCACTTTTACCACTCTCAACTGTCTGTACCTCATGAAAGCTCATCTCGTATCTCATCAGCTGAAGGTACTGCTGCAGTTTCAGGTGATGCTTCTCAAAAAAGCCATCAAAAGCCATCTCCATGTCCCGTAGTTGGGCCAGAAGCCTGACGAAAACAGATGGTACACAAGCTAAAAGGTCAAACACTTAAATCTATCAAAACGATAATTCCTCCAGAACCCCATCCCATGGCAGCTACCGCAAAGACAACATGAGATAAATGAAACTACACACACCAACGGCATGTGAAGAAACACAATTGTCTGAGCCATCTTTTTTTTAACAGTGTACTGTACCTCTGCACCGTGTCCCAGTCCTGTTTGATATCTTTGTCCTCCTGACCATCAGCTTTAGCTGCCTTGGCAGCTTCCAGGTTGGAGAGCAAGTGACGGCCCTCCCGCATCACTGACCTGATGTCATCCTGCAATCGTTGCCATTCAGTTATTCACAGGACATCACAACACCATGCACTACTACGGccttgcaacaacaacaaaaatgtttgaATAATTCCAAGGTTGTCATGGGAGATGTGTCTTACTTTCAGCTGCCTGTATTTGTCAGTGTGGGATCTGAGGAGGAACTCGATGTCGTCGGCCTCATCTGGAAGCTCGGTCTCGGCGAGCTCGGTGCCGAACGACTGCAGCATCTGGGCTATCTCCTTCACGGTCACGGCAAAGCTCTCAATAGCCTACAGAGGGAGACAAATATTCACGAATGTCTGCCTTATACCAAAAACACCAATTTGTCACGTATTCTGCCACACCGCACATCCAGGCTGCTTTGCGGTGTTAATTGTCTACATGTTGTTGACGGGGTCAGTGTTCCAAAATACCAGGTCTGCCTATAAATCGATGTGTTGCTTTAGGTGACACCGCGGGACAGCATGTTTACCGTACGAAGGACCACCCAGTCACTGTGGCAGTACTCCAGAGTTCCACCAAACTCTGAGGTCAGCTGGTTCTCATCGATGTAGCGAAGCAGGTCCGTCACTGAACTGAGCATAACCACCTGTGGAGGAACGCAGAGTAGCAGACCGAGGTGTACAACACAAAACCACCATGACAACCAGAATCGATAATAATCACTCCTCACATTACAGTAATACATCTTAGAGAGAGATTGTGGGTAACACAACCTAAGAGAGTCCTTCACAGCCCCTGGTATTGTCAGACTGTTGAAACAACTAGTGTGATCGCCCGAATACTGTCCCTTAACCACTTTCTGTACTGGCAGTTGCTCAACATTTCAAACAAGCCTTGGTTTCGTCATCTCCACTTCTTACCGGCATCTTGAGCATGAAGTCCTCCTGGCTGAAGCGGAAGCCCAAGTCAGTGCCGGTGCCTGAGGGACTCTGCAGGAGGCTGGTGGGCCGTAGAACCAACACCAGGTGGAGATTCCCCGGGAAGGACATCTGCAGAAAGAAGACAGCAGGAGAAGTGAAAAACAGTTAAGTTAATTGATATCATTTAACTTCATTGCCTGTGTGGTATGACTGTTGTGTCAGCCTGCTCTGTTTTATTCCTACTTGGTTATTGCCTCACTGCCGTTCTCAAGCTGTTCTTCTTAGTTTTCATCCTACTCAGTACGTGTGGACGTTTACATTGTTGACCTTTTTAGATCATTAGATAACTCTTACATAAAGCCCTCCTCCCTATCACACTAAAAGAGTGAATACACCTAAGTCAGCATGTTGATGTTTGGTATAAATGATAACCCCTATGTTGCATGGATAGATGAATGCCGAGTTATATtttgatatatatttttacacatgTTAACTACATGGCTCTGGATGAATGTAATGGGCTCTAATTTTACCAAGATGTTCTAATTCTGTCCACTGGAATTTAGGTTCCGGTTCATTTTAAAGCGTTGCAAAACAATTATGACAAGTATTGTCTCTACATGATGAATAAAATAAACTAATgatagagaaagaggagaaatgcCGGTCAAATAGAACCCTTCTACTGTCTCTGGAATAGCAGAGAAACTCACAACATACTGCAACACCTCCAATATCCTACTGCAACGCCTCCAACATCATACTGCAACACCTCCGACATCATACTGCAACACCTCCGATATCATACTGCAACGCCTCCAACATCATACTGCAACGCCCTCCAACATCATACTGCAACGCCTCCGACATCATACTGCAACACCTCCTACATCATACTGCAACGCCCTCCAACATCATACTGCAACGCCCTCCAACATCATACTGCAACACCTCCATCATCATACTGCAACACCTCCATCATCATACTGCAACACCTCCAACATCATACTGCAACACCTCCAACATCATACTGCAACACCCTCCAACATCATACTGCAACACCTCCAACATCATACTGCAACGCCCTCCAACATCATACTGCAACACCTCCAACATCATACTGCAACACCTCCAACATCATACTGCAACACCTCCAACATCATACTGCAACGCCCTCCGACATCATACTGCAATGCCCTCCAACATCATACTGCAACGCCTCCGGCAT
Coding sequences:
- the LOC139536919 gene encoding proto-oncogene DBL isoform X8 is translated as MAEANPFRGLPRLRRAAMSFPGNLHLVLVLRPTSLLQSPSGTGTDLGFRFSQEDFMLKMPVVMLSSVTDLLRYIDENQLTSEFGGTLEYCHSDWVVLRTAIESFAVTVKEIAQMLQSFGTELAETELPDEADDIEFLLRSHTDKYRQLKDDIRSVMREGRHLLSNLEAAKAAKADGQEDKDIKQDWDTVQRLLAQLRDMEMAFDGFFEKHHLKLQQYLQLMRYEMSFHEMEEILDRLSGQEKEVAAVGGTVVQTEQLLKDLESLDTRAQEEMGRAQIIILRGHQLATGHHYALALIVQRCNELRHHCDVLTTAIRAKRAALTRIRDLLLRLEESQIGVATEKLSAMQRMIHNRQACLRKLADIQIEVMHDYEENRNSLSYGQEGEESPDQLKRHIIKELIETERIYVEELLSVLLGYRAEMDNPALSHLLPSVLRSKKEVLFGNMPEIYKFHSRTFLQDLEGCLETPERVGACFLRRKEKFQVYERYCQNKPHSELLWRQCSASLFFQACQKKLEHKLGLDSYLLKPVQRLTKYQLLLKELLKHSADSDYISELQGALESMLNLLKSVNDSMHQIAITGYEGELSDLGRVLMQGSFSVWISHKRGPTRMKARFKPMQRHLFLHEHALLFCKRREEHGEGHDRTPFYSFKHCLRMSAVGITENVKGDVKKFELWYSGREEVYVVQAPTFQIKIAWLTEIRKILTNQQRLLQEDIPPIQLSEQTPLSPPSTDSLAHMSVCMPWSTGQTTGCSGCFDVLPHSKPLDQSLSTEEAESSGRTSPVLTDPVVFSPQPQHNNRRSWPGTSHSVDICEGPEDWSTTDLSNLSDSDEEDDPTPLVPGRYRALVESSVCSTDDLIIKCGDVIQLLDQDTVGKWLVRNVSRCDEGRVSADNLHRILGESGRAHSGRMEGNQKTRKLSSL
- the LOC139536919 gene encoding proto-oncogene DBL isoform X7, which produces MAEANPFRGLPRLRRAAMSFPGNLHLVLVLRPTSLLQSPSGTGTDLGFRFSQEDFMLKMPVVMLSSVTDLLRYIDENQLTSEFGGTLEYCHSDWVVLRTAIESFAVTVKEIAQMLQSFGTELAETELPDEADDIEFLLRSHTDKYRQLKDDIRSVMREGRHLLSNLEAAKAAKADGQEDKDIKQDWDTVQRLLAQLRDMEMAFDGFFEKHHLKLQQYLQLMRYEMSFHEMEEILDRLSGQEKEVAAVGGTVVQTEQLLKDLESLDTRAQEEMGRAQIIILRGHQLATGHHYALALIVQRCNELRHHCDVLTTAIRAKRAALTRIRDLLLRLEESQIGVATEKLSAMQRMIHNRQACLRKLADIQVRPIQLVAPRPEHSPRCKSPLFSPKHSVDFNSVLNSRFSFDLLPGKRAARKSPRKIEVMHDYEENRNSLSYGQEGEESPDQLKRHIIKELIETERIYVEELLSVLLGYRAEMDNPALSHLLPSVLRSKKEVLFGNMPEIYKFHSRTFLQDLEGCLETPERVGACFLRRKEKFQVYERYCQNKPHSELLWRQCSASLFFQACQKKLEHKLGLDSYLLKPVQRLTKYQLLLKELLKHSADSDYISELQGALESMLNLLKSVNDSMHQIAITGYEGELSDLGRVLMQGSFSVWISHKRGPTRMKARFKPMQRHLFLHEHALLFCKRREEHGEGHDRTPFYSFKHCLRMSAVGITENVKGDVKKFELWYSGREEVYVVQAPTFQIKIAWLTEIRKILTNQQRLLQEDIPPIQLSEQTPLSPPSTDSLAHMSVCMPWSTGQTTGCSGCFDVLPHSKPLDQSLSTEEAESSGRTSPVLTDPVVFSPQPQHNNRRSWPGTSHSVDICEGPEDWSTTDLSNLSDSDEEDDPTPLVPGRYRALVESSVCSTDDLIIKCGDVIQLLDQDTVGKWLVRNVSRCDEGRVSADNLHRILGESGRAHSGRMEGNQKTRKLSSL